The window GCGGCTTCGTTGATGACATTCGCCAAATCTGCGCCCACAAAGCCGGGCGTGCGCGAGGCGATTACGCGCAAATCAACATCCGGGGTGAGGCGGACTTTGCCGGCATGCACGCGCAAAATCGCTTCACGGCCTTTGATGTTCGGACGATCCACCACGATTTGCCGGTCAAAGCGGCCGGGCCGCAGCAACGCCAGGTCGAGCACCTCGGGACGATTGGTGGCCGCCATGATGATCACGCGATTGTTGGCATCAAAGCCGTCCATCTCGACGAGCAATTGATTGAGCGTGTGCTCGCGCTCGTCGTGGCTGTTGAAGGGGCTGGCGCCGCGACTTTTGCCGATGGCATCAAGCTCGTCGATGAAGATGATGGCCGCCTTGTGGCGTTGCGCTTGCTTGAACAAATCGCGCACGCGCGCCGCGCCCACGCCCACAAACATTTCGACGAATTCCGAGCCGCTGAGCTGATAAAACGGCACACCCGCTTCGCCCGCCACCGCGCGCGCCAGCAAGGTTTTGCCGGTTCCCGGCGGCCCGAGCAACAGCACGCCTTTGGGAATGCGTCCGCCCAGCGCAATAAATTTATCCGGCTGCTTCAGAAACTCCACCACTTCCCGGACTTCTTCAACCGCTTCGTCAACGCCGGCAACGTCTTTGAACGTGACTTTGGTGTTGCCCTCGACATAGATTTTTGCCTTGTTTTCGCCGATCGACATCAACCCGCGCTGCGGATTGAAGCGGCGCGAAAGCGCGCTCATGAGAAAAAAGATAAACACAAGAAAGAGTAGCGTCGCAGCGAACATAAACAGCATATCTTGCCACCAACCATCACTCGCTGCACCGGCATAAGCCACACCCGCAGCTTCCAGATCTTTGATCAAATCAGGATCATTTATCGGCACGGTGAGAAATGCGGTTTCACCCGGTCTGGCCTCGTCGCTCGCCAAAAATTTGCGCAAAAAGCCGGTAGGCGGAGCAGTCGTGGAATCGGCGCGAAAGTATCCGGAAATTTCGTCGCTGGTGATCGTGCACCGCGTAATTTTTTGGTCGCGCAGCAACGCTTTGAATTCGCTGTAAGGAATCGTGGCGGCTTGTTCGTCGCCAAAAATTTTGGGAATGAGGTATGTGAGCAGCAACGCGGCGGCAAACAACATCAGCCAAAAACGGCCGCTGAAACGCGCCTTTTTGTCTTCCTGTTTGGGAGATTGCATTTTACCCTGAGTTTTTTTATGGCAAAGATATAGCCACAGCCTAGCAAAGTCAAGTGAAATGCCGTGACATTTATG of the Cytophagia bacterium CHB2 genome contains:
- the hflB gene encoding ATP-dependent zinc metalloprotease FtsH produces the protein MQSPKQEDKKARFSGRFWLMLFAAALLLTYLIPKIFGDEQAATIPYSEFKALLRDQKITRCTITSDEISGYFRADSTTAPPTGFLRKFLASDEARPGETAFLTVPINDPDLIKDLEAAGVAYAGAASDGWWQDMLFMFAATLLFLVFIFFLMSALSRRFNPQRGLMSIGENKAKIYVEGNTKVTFKDVAGVDEAVEEVREVVEFLKQPDKFIALGGRIPKGVLLLGPPGTGKTLLARAVAGEAGVPFYQLSGSEFVEMFVGVGAARVRDLFKQAQRHKAAIIFIDELDAIGKSRGASPFNSHDEREHTLNQLLVEMDGFDANNRVIIMAATNRPEVLDLALLRPGRFDRQIVVDRPNIKGREAILRVHAGKVRLTPDVDLRVIASRTPGFVGADLANVINEAALLAARANKQQIEMRDLEEAIDRVIAGLEKKSRVLNKREKEIVAYHEAGHAVVAASLEGVDPVHRVTIIPRGVAALGHTLQLPTEDRYLMTRTELINRVKVLLGGRVAEEIIFQEISTGAQNDLERSTAIARSMVTEYGMSTRLGPLFYSNDKRGMFLGMEMGGVSHSEKIASQIDEEVRTIIDKAYREVERLLGRKRNKLEKLAKLLLEKEMVEGEELQQLLQSKNRPVLGLFSSGNHENGKTKA